A genomic window from candidate division WOR-3 bacterium includes:
- a CDS encoding cobalamin-binding protein, whose amino-acid sequence MKSSLGFLGSGVRGFGSANGLRRLVSIFLMVAGCGQRQASESELRVVSLVPSVTEIVYAVGAGKALVGNTNQCSFPEAARSAYKVGDFMSPDLERIVALRPSLVFLTLPMHRQLLDKFAELKIPTYVSRPGDIEAALREIDTVAQLLGHRTAGESLVAGMRRRLDSIAPSADTPRVYAEISGTPLMTAGGGTFINELLVRAGGRNVFASSAQEYPVVDPEAVLAADPEVILLLHPDMSARDVAARVGWGGISAVKKGRIYEKLDEDLLFRPGPRIVDGVVLLARLLHSETTRS is encoded by the coding sequence ATGAAGAGTAGCCTGGGGTTCCTCGGTTCCGGGGTTCGGGGGTTCGGGTCGGCAAATGGCCTGCGGAGACTGGTGTCCATCTTCCTGATGGTCGCCGGGTGCGGGCAGAGGCAGGCATCCGAATCAGAGCTTCGGGTTGTGTCGCTTGTGCCGAGCGTGACCGAGATCGTATACGCGGTGGGCGCGGGAAAGGCACTCGTGGGCAACACGAATCAGTGCAGCTTCCCGGAGGCGGCCAGGAGCGCGTACAAGGTCGGGGATTTCATGAGCCCGGACCTGGAGCGGATCGTCGCGCTGCGGCCGAGCCTTGTCTTTCTTACTCTACCCATGCACCGGCAGTTGCTGGATAAGTTTGCCGAGCTTAAGATACCCACCTACGTCTCCCGGCCGGGTGACATCGAAGCCGCTCTTAGGGAGATAGATACCGTGGCGCAACTGCTGGGACACAGGACAGCGGGGGAGAGCCTTGTCGCCGGAATGCGACGCCGACTGGACTCCATTGCGCCGTCTGCGGACACGCCGCGCGTCTACGCCGAGATCTCCGGGACGCCTCTGATGACTGCCGGCGGCGGCACGTTCATCAACGAACTGCTGGTGCGGGCGGGCGGACGCAACGTCTTCGCATCGTCCGCGCAGGAATACCCGGTGGTCGACCCCGAGGCTGTGCTTGCGGCTGACCCTGAGGTCATCCTGCTGCTGCACCCGGACATGAGTGCGCGTGACGTTGCCGCCCGCGTCGGCTGGGGCGGTATCAGCGCGGTGAAGAAGGGCCGCATCTATGAGAAGCTCGACGAGGACCTGCTCTTCAGGCCGGGACCGCGGATCGTTGACGGCGTGGTCCTGCTCGCGAGGCTGCTGCATTCAGAAACCACGAGGAGCTAG